Proteins found in one Terribacillus sp. DMT04 genomic segment:
- a CDS encoding 8-oxo-dGTP diphosphatase translates to MQRVANCILAVDNKVLLLKKPSKGWYSAPGGKMELGESVKETAVREFREETGLSVHEPELRGTFTFLIKDGEKVVHEWMMFTFFADQYTGQLLDESDEGKLEWIDIDKIKDLPMAEGDRNIFAHVFKTDEPLYGTFVYTEDRELLQAKLDPKTSE, encoded by the coding sequence ATGCAACGTGTTGCAAACTGTATTTTAGCAGTTGATAACAAAGTTCTCTTGTTGAAAAAGCCAAGTAAGGGCTGGTACTCAGCTCCAGGCGGAAAGATGGAATTAGGGGAATCTGTTAAGGAAACCGCTGTTCGTGAGTTCCGCGAAGAAACAGGACTATCTGTACATGAACCGGAACTTCGAGGTACATTTACTTTTCTAATAAAAGATGGCGAGAAGGTTGTCCATGAGTGGATGATGTTTACTTTCTTCGCTGATCAATATACTGGTCAACTGCTTGATGAAAGCGATGAAGGCAAGCTGGAATGGATTGATATAGACAAAATAAAAGACCTGCCAATGGCGGAGGGAGATCGGAACATCTTTGCACATGTGTTCAAAACAGATGAGCCCTTGTACGGTACATTTGTTTACACGGAAGATCGGGAGCTGCTGCAAGCAAAGCTGGATCCGAAGACTTCAGAATAA
- the trxB gene encoding thioredoxin-disulfide reductase, translating to MTEERIYDVIIAGAGPAGMTAAVYASRANLDTLMIERGIPGGQMANTEDVENYPGYDSILGPDLSNKMFEHAKKFGAEYAYGDIKEVKDGKEYKTIIAGNKEYKTRAIIITTGAKWKKLGVPGEDELSGRGVSYCAVCDGAFFKNRELIVVGGGDSAVEEGVYLTRFADKVTIVHRRDKLRAQPILQQRAIANEKVDFIWDTTVEEINGENNKVGSVTLLNHVTGEKYEKSADGVFIYIGMVPLSEPFASLGITNELGYIHTNDRMETNVPGVFAAGDIRDKELRQIVTATGDGSIAAQAAQAYVESLKEELNAIG from the coding sequence ATGACTGAAGAAAGAATTTATGACGTAATCATTGCAGGAGCAGGTCCAGCTGGTATGACAGCAGCTGTTTACGCATCTCGTGCGAATCTTGATACGTTGATGATAGAAAGAGGAATTCCGGGAGGCCAGATGGCGAATACAGAAGATGTAGAGAATTATCCTGGTTATGACTCTATTCTTGGTCCTGATCTTTCCAATAAAATGTTCGAGCATGCAAAGAAATTCGGTGCGGAATATGCTTATGGCGACATCAAGGAAGTGAAAGACGGCAAAGAATATAAAACAATTATTGCAGGAAACAAAGAGTACAAAACACGCGCAATCATTATTACAACAGGTGCGAAATGGAAGAAACTTGGCGTACCTGGCGAAGATGAATTGAGCGGACGCGGCGTTTCTTATTGCGCTGTTTGTGATGGTGCTTTCTTTAAGAACCGCGAGCTGATTGTTGTCGGAGGCGGCGATTCCGCTGTTGAAGAAGGCGTTTATTTAACTCGCTTTGCTGACAAAGTGACAATTGTACACCGCCGTGATAAATTGCGTGCACAGCCTATTTTGCAGCAGCGTGCAATTGCGAACGAAAAAGTCGACTTTATTTGGGATACAACGGTTGAGGAAATTAATGGTGAAAACAACAAAGTAGGCAGTGTAACATTGCTAAACCACGTAACAGGAGAGAAATACGAAAAATCAGCTGATGGTGTGTTTATCTATATCGGTATGGTGCCATTGAGTGAGCCATTCGCCTCTCTAGGTATTACGAATGAACTTGGTTATATTCACACAAATGACCGCATGGAAACAAATGTACCGGGTGTTTTCGCTGCAGGCGATATCCGAGACAAGGAACTTCGACAAATCGTGACAGCAACAGGAGACGGCAGTATTGCTGCACAAGCTGCACAAGCATATGTGGAAAGTCTGAAAGAAGAATTAAACGCTATCGGTTAA
- the whiA gene encoding DNA-binding protein WhiA: MSFASEIKKELTNIPIEMTDVRSELAALIRMNGSVSFSRQEYTLDIQTENAAIARRIYTLLKSIYQHPIELLVRKKMKLKKNNVYIVRLTKEVEGLLRSLEILENHFTFIRTISSTFTETAEKRRAYLRGAFLAGGSVNNPETSSYHLEIFHTHSDHSDALCELMNSFDLHARCTERRKGYITYLKEAEKITEFLNIVGAHSALFKFEDVRIVRDMRNSVNRLVNCETANLNKTIGAAFRQVENINLIKNTVGIEALPDKLQEIAELRVQHQDVSLKELGELVSTGKISKSGINHRLRKIDEFADRLRNGTSVKKA, encoded by the coding sequence ATGAGCTTTGCATCAGAAATAAAAAAAGAATTGACGAATATACCGATTGAGATGACAGATGTAAGAAGTGAGCTCGCTGCTTTGATCCGGATGAATGGATCTGTATCCTTTTCAAGACAAGAATATACACTGGATATCCAGACCGAGAATGCGGCAATTGCGAGGCGTATTTATACGCTTCTAAAATCAATTTATCAGCATCCAATTGAGCTGCTCGTGCGGAAGAAAATGAAACTGAAGAAAAACAATGTGTATATTGTCAGATTGACGAAAGAAGTAGAAGGTTTGCTGCGCAGTTTGGAGATTTTGGAAAACCATTTTACCTTTATCCGCACAATCAGTTCTACGTTTACCGAAACAGCGGAGAAGCGCAGAGCCTATTTACGCGGAGCCTTCCTTGCTGGCGGTTCGGTGAATAATCCGGAAACCTCTTCGTACCATTTAGAGATATTTCATACACATAGCGATCATAGTGATGCACTCTGTGAACTGATGAACAGTTTCGACCTGCATGCACGCTGTACCGAGCGCCGTAAAGGTTATATAACGTACTTAAAAGAAGCAGAGAAGATTACAGAATTCCTTAATATTGTTGGTGCCCATAGTGCTTTGTTTAAATTTGAGGATGTGCGAATTGTTCGCGATATGCGCAACTCGGTTAATCGGCTTGTAAACTGTGAAACAGCCAACCTGAATAAGACAATCGGCGCTGCTTTCCGTCAGGTAGAGAATATTAACTTAATCAAAAATACGGTCGGGATTGAAGCACTGCCTGACAAATTGCAGGAAATAGCTGAACTTCGGGTCCAGCATCAAGACGTTTCCTTAAAAGAGCTTGGAGAGCTTGTTTCGACCGGAAAGATTAGTAAGTCAGGAATCAACCACCGCCTGCGTAAGATTGATGAATTCGCTGACAGATTGCGAAATGGGACATCTGTTAAAAAGGCATAA
- a CDS encoding lipopolysaccharide assembly protein LapB, which yields MQTLEPAEQQARSTNIIPFIPEGDFYYTKGIEAYQNGKLEKAMKWLNKAIEMEPTEVIYHLQKSVIFTELGSFHKAIYILDDIIKEHDDNYPECFYMLAYNYSKLGYMHDAEKFANLYLKMEPKGDFHEQAQELLSYVEEEEEDDELWTSEEEDELIMFQESAFYHLEREEWQLALPILEEMMSLFPEHMLAKHEYAKALFFSGDQKQAVRMEEELLLTAHVSVYTHVNLAVFYHDIGNLDQRDEHIRLLRNIFPIHEEQHLRIACAFSMTGFYEEAVDRFLHLDKRRVKGHASYYKWFSLAAQKAGNGSYAEKLWKEGSRRFNHLSKDDFYWLS from the coding sequence ATGCAAACGCTGGAACCAGCAGAGCAGCAGGCACGATCGACAAATATTATCCCCTTCATTCCAGAAGGAGATTTCTATTATACAAAAGGCATCGAAGCCTATCAGAACGGTAAGCTGGAAAAAGCTATGAAATGGCTTAATAAAGCGATTGAAATGGAGCCGACGGAAGTGATTTATCACTTGCAGAAGTCGGTTATTTTTACGGAACTTGGTTCTTTCCATAAAGCAATTTATATTTTAGATGACATTATTAAAGAACATGACGATAATTACCCGGAATGTTTTTATATGCTTGCATACAATTATTCAAAGCTTGGTTATATGCACGATGCAGAGAAGTTCGCTAATCTTTATTTAAAGATGGAACCAAAAGGGGACTTTCATGAGCAGGCACAAGAGCTGCTTTCCTACGTAGAAGAAGAAGAGGAAGATGACGAGCTGTGGACGTCAGAGGAAGAAGATGAACTCATCATGTTTCAGGAGTCGGCATTTTATCATTTAGAGCGGGAAGAATGGCAGCTCGCCCTGCCGATTCTGGAGGAAATGATGAGCTTGTTTCCAGAGCATATGCTGGCAAAACACGAATATGCCAAGGCGCTTTTCTTTTCTGGTGACCAAAAGCAAGCGGTGCGAATGGAAGAAGAACTTCTGCTGACAGCGCATGTTTCCGTATACACGCATGTGAATCTAGCTGTTTTCTATCACGATATAGGTAATCTGGATCAGCGGGATGAACATATCCGTTTGCTTCGAAATATTTTTCCGATACATGAAGAACAGCATTTACGCATTGCGTGTGCGTTTTCTATGACTGGCTTTTATGAAGAAGCAGTTGATCGCTTTCTGCATTTGGATAAAAGACGTGTGAAAGGACATGCTTCCTATTATAAGTGGTTCAGTTTGGCTGCCCAGAAAGCAGGGAACGGATCGTATGCGGAAAAGCTATGGAAAGAAGGAAGCCGCCGGTTCAATCATCTGTCAAAAGATGATTTTTATTGGCTTTCCTAA
- the clpP gene encoding ATP-dependent Clp endopeptidase proteolytic subunit ClpP yields MNLIPTVIEQTNRGERAYDIYSRLLKDRIIMLGSAIDDNVANSIVSQLLFLAAEDPEKDISLYINSPGGSITAGMAIYDTMQFIQPKVSTICIGMAASMGAFLLTAGEKGMRYALPNSEVMIHQPLGGTQGQASDIEIHARRIIEMRKKLNEIMAERSGQPLEVVERDTDRDNFLTAEQAVNYGLIDKVMEKKPS; encoded by the coding sequence ATGAATCTAATCCCTACAGTTATTGAACAAACAAACCGTGGCGAGCGTGCTTACGACATCTACTCTCGTTTACTGAAAGACCGGATCATTATGCTAGGCAGCGCAATCGACGATAATGTTGCTAACAGCATCGTATCTCAGCTGTTATTCTTAGCAGCAGAAGATCCAGAAAAAGATATATCCCTATACATCAACTCACCAGGCGGATCCATCACTGCAGGTATGGCTATTTATGATACAATGCAGTTCATCCAGCCAAAAGTATCCACTATCTGCATCGGCATGGCTGCATCTATGGGTGCATTCTTGTTAACTGCTGGTGAAAAAGGCATGCGTTATGCGCTTCCTAACAGTGAAGTAATGATTCACCAGCCATTAGGTGGTACACAAGGTCAAGCGAGTGATATCGAAATCCATGCTCGCCGTATCATCGAAATGAGAAAGAAACTGAACGAAATCATGGCAGAACGCAGCGGCCAGCCGCTTGAAGTAGTTGAGCGCGATACAGATCGTGATAACTTCCTTACTGCTGAGCAAGCTGTTAATTACGGTTTGATTGATAAAGTAATGGAAAAGAAACCTTCATAA
- a CDS encoding RDD family protein translates to MDKDKNVHPDERTPLDSTASQTEEQQEWIYEDRGEEEHSVHGTAVQDAPADNQRYAGFWMRFWAYLADLLVVFGLTGLLVKPFTMIESFQEATLWFWSISGLLSGLVFFAYFLFMTKWRGQTLGKMIFGIRVIRTDGQQLSWLDALIREVVGRFIHRIFFWMFIVYIVVAFTPKKQGVHDYFADTLVIHER, encoded by the coding sequence ATGGATAAAGATAAAAATGTGCATCCAGATGAACGAACGCCTCTTGATTCAACTGCCAGCCAAACCGAGGAACAACAGGAATGGATATATGAAGACAGAGGAGAAGAGGAGCATAGCGTGCACGGAACAGCAGTACAAGATGCTCCAGCAGACAATCAGCGCTATGCAGGCTTCTGGATGCGTTTCTGGGCATACTTGGCAGACCTTCTCGTTGTATTCGGTCTAACTGGCTTGCTCGTTAAGCCCTTTACCATGATTGAATCCTTCCAGGAAGCAACACTTTGGTTCTGGAGTATAAGCGGGTTGCTTAGCGGACTTGTCTTTTTCGCCTACTTTTTATTTATGACGAAATGGCGAGGACAGACATTAGGCAAAATGATTTTTGGAATTCGTGTCATCCGTACAGATGGTCAGCAGCTGTCCTGGCTGGATGCATTAATCCGTGAAGTTGTCGGTCGATTCATCCATCGCATCTTTTTTTGGATGTTCATTGTTTATATCGTAGTAGCTTTTACCCCGAAAAAGCAAGGTGTACATGACTATTTTGCAGATACACTTGTTATTCACGAAAGATAA
- a CDS encoding glycerol-3-phosphate dehydrogenase/oxidase codes for MTVFSSKKRNEIYANLTDKPLDVLVIGGGITGSGISLDAKMRGMNVGLVEMQDFAAGTSSRSTKLVHGGLRYLKQFEVKMVAEVGKEREIVYENGPHVTTPEWMLLPFHKGGNFGPFTTNIGLRVYDYLAGVKKAERRTMLSRDEVLSREPLVKSEDLLGGGRYVEYKTDDARLTLEVLKKAVEKGVNAINYTKVTEFIYDAGGKVTGVVAEDLITGDKHRIFAKKVINAGGPWVDTIREKDGSKKGKTLHLTKGVHLVFDNERFPLRQAIYFDTPDGRMVFAIPREGKTYVGTTDTTYKGDIKHPVMTVEDRDYIIDSINYMFPTVEITKDDVESSWAGLRPLVQEEGKKPGEISRKDEIFVSDSGLISMAGGKLTGYRKMAIEAVNLVADQFKKEEGILYSKADTKNLPISGGEVGGSKGFERFRERKVDEGKAIGLTADDALKVVSRYGANVDKIFERFETLKDEAQAANIDPLVFAQLRYAMEEELTFKPVDFFIRRTGALYFDINYVRTHKDAVIDYLANTLGYSAEQKEEYTRELDVLIKEAVVPVKEDDLQTV; via the coding sequence ATGACTGTATTCTCTAGTAAAAAACGTAATGAAATTTATGCAAACTTAACGGATAAACCTTTGGATGTACTTGTTATTGGTGGCGGAATCACTGGTTCTGGTATTTCTTTAGATGCGAAAATGCGCGGAATGAACGTTGGCCTTGTTGAGATGCAAGATTTTGCGGCAGGTACATCTTCCCGCTCGACAAAATTAGTACATGGCGGATTGCGTTACTTGAAGCAGTTCGAAGTGAAAATGGTAGCAGAAGTTGGGAAAGAACGTGAAATCGTATATGAAAACGGTCCTCACGTAACAACGCCAGAATGGATGTTGCTTCCATTCCATAAAGGCGGTAACTTCGGTCCGTTCACAACAAACATTGGCTTGCGTGTTTATGACTATCTTGCAGGTGTTAAAAAAGCAGAGCGTCGTACGATGCTGTCTCGTGATGAAGTACTTTCAAGAGAACCTTTAGTTAAGTCGGAAGATCTTCTTGGCGGCGGCCGTTATGTAGAATATAAAACGGATGATGCGCGTCTGACATTGGAAGTATTGAAAAAAGCAGTTGAAAAAGGCGTTAACGCGATTAACTATACAAAAGTGACAGAGTTCATCTATGATGCTGGCGGCAAAGTGACTGGCGTTGTAGCAGAAGACTTAATCACAGGCGACAAGCATCGTATCTTTGCGAAAAAAGTAATCAATGCTGGCGGCCCTTGGGTAGATACAATTCGTGAAAAAGACGGCTCTAAAAAAGGTAAAACATTGCATCTGACAAAAGGTGTGCACTTAGTATTTGATAATGAGCGCTTCCCGTTGCGTCAGGCGATTTACTTTGATACACCAGACGGACGCATGGTGTTCGCAATTCCGCGTGAAGGCAAAACGTATGTGGGTACAACTGATACAACCTATAAAGGCGATATCAAACATCCTGTTATGACTGTGGAAGATCGTGATTATATTATTGATTCCATTAATTACATGTTCCCAACTGTAGAAATTACAAAAGACGATGTAGAATCCAGCTGGGCAGGTCTTCGTCCGCTTGTACAGGAAGAAGGCAAAAAACCTGGTGAGATTTCTCGTAAAGACGAGATTTTCGTTTCTGACAGCGGCTTGATCTCTATGGCTGGCGGTAAACTGACAGGTTACCGTAAAATGGCTATCGAAGCAGTCAATCTTGTGGCGGATCAGTTCAAGAAAGAAGAAGGTATTCTGTATTCTAAAGCAGATACGAAAAACCTTCCTATTTCCGGCGGTGAAGTTGGCGGTTCTAAAGGATTCGAACGTTTCAGAGAGCGCAAAGTGGACGAAGGAAAAGCAATCGGCCTTACCGCTGATGATGCACTGAAAGTAGTAAGCCGTTATGGAGCGAACGTTGATAAAATCTTCGAACGCTTTGAAACATTGAAAGATGAAGCACAAGCTGCTAACATTGATCCGCTTGTATTCGCGCAATTACGTTATGCAATGGAAGAAGAACTCACATTCAAACCTGTAGACTTCTTCATCCGCCGTACTGGCGCGCTATACTTTGATATCAACTATGTTCGTACGCACAAAGATGCTGTTATCGATTATTTGGCTAACACATTGGGCTACTCTGCTGAACAAAAAGAAGAATACACGCGTGAATTGGATGTATTAATCAAGGAAGCAGTAGTACCAGTTAAAGAAGACGACTTGCAAACTGTGTAA
- the rapZ gene encoding RNase adapter RapZ, with protein sequence MEKQLNETKLVIITGMSGAGKTVAVQSFEDLGYYCVDNLPPALLPTFLDLMRDASNDIKKVALVMDLRGREFFDSLFEALDKLSQEHWLEPQVLFLDAKDEVLVTRYKETRRTHPLAPEGLPLEGIQQERALLDQMRGRAQYIVDTSELKPKKLREKIMKRFKDADYEDFTVQMLSFGFKYGIPIDADLVFDVRFLPNPFYVENLRPQTGLDEPVSSYVFKWSDTHTFLQKLEDMLTFMLPQYRKEGKSQLIIAIGCTGGQHRSVAIAEYLAKRYSNSYATHVTHRDVERKSH encoded by the coding sequence ATGGAGAAACAACTGAATGAAACCAAGCTCGTCATCATCACAGGTATGTCCGGAGCAGGAAAGACGGTTGCAGTCCAAAGCTTCGAAGATTTGGGCTATTATTGTGTGGATAATTTGCCGCCTGCGCTGCTGCCGACCTTTCTTGATCTGATGCGGGATGCTTCAAACGATATTAAAAAAGTGGCCCTCGTAATGGACTTGCGTGGCAGAGAGTTTTTTGATTCGTTGTTCGAGGCGCTGGACAAGCTGTCGCAAGAGCACTGGCTGGAACCGCAAGTATTGTTTCTTGATGCAAAAGATGAAGTACTCGTGACTAGATATAAAGAAACACGCAGAACACATCCTTTGGCACCAGAAGGTCTTCCGCTCGAAGGTATTCAGCAGGAACGTGCGCTGCTTGATCAAATGCGAGGCCGAGCGCAGTATATTGTAGACACATCTGAATTGAAACCAAAAAAACTTCGGGAAAAGATCATGAAGCGTTTCAAAGATGCTGATTATGAAGATTTTACTGTACAAATGCTGAGCTTTGGTTTCAAATATGGCATACCAATTGATGCTGACCTTGTGTTTGATGTTCGTTTTCTCCCAAATCCTTTCTATGTCGAGAATCTAAGACCGCAGACAGGCTTGGATGAGCCGGTATCCTCTTACGTATTCAAATGGTCAGACACCCATACATTCCTGCAAAAGCTGGAAGATATGCTCACCTTCATGCTGCCGCAATACCGCAAGGAAGGAAAAAGCCAGCTTATTATTGCGATTGGATGCACGGGCGGTCAGCATCGTTCCGTCGCGATAGCAGAATACCTGGCAAAACGATACAGCAATTCGTACGCGACACATGTGACGCATCGCGATGTAGAAAGGAAGAGCCACTGA
- a CDS encoding HPr family phosphocarrier protein — MIQKTLRVTLDTGLQARPAASFVQQANRFHASIFLEKENKSVNAKSIMGLMSLAIAQDELITLKIDGADEVQAMKELTAFITAPSAAS, encoded by the coding sequence GTGATTCAAAAAACGTTACGCGTAACCCTGGATACTGGTTTGCAGGCCAGGCCTGCAGCGAGCTTTGTGCAGCAAGCAAATCGTTTTCACGCTTCAATTTTTTTAGAAAAAGAGAACAAATCGGTCAATGCAAAGAGCATCATGGGGTTAATGAGCCTGGCAATTGCCCAGGATGAATTGATTACCTTGAAGATTGACGGAGCAGATGAAGTGCAAGCTATGAAAGAACTTACCGCATTTATTACAGCTCCCTCAGCAGCTAGCTGA
- the sppA gene encoding signal peptide peptidase SppA: MNAKRWVAIGIAGFLVLVSVGFQTLFSVINSNFTEAFDSAAGTSFMNEEIIEDGDMMKRIAVLHVEGTIQDTGEESSLLGSATYNHNTFLERLEAAGQDDTVGGVIIEVNSPGGGVVESAEIHDKVVEIQEEYGKPVYISMANTAASGGYYLAASANKIVAHPATLTGSIGVIMSTVNYAELADKIGIKQEVIKSAEHKDIMSATRDMTDEERAILQSIIDDMYADFVQVIVDGRGMSESKVRELGDGRVYSGKQALDNGLVDDLGDLEDTIAMMKEEQGLKGAEVFEYTGDGFGMGSFWATAAEGLFVSDADLLGIKELMGKSNSPEAMYLYAE, from the coding sequence TTGAACGCAAAACGTTGGGTGGCAATCGGTATTGCAGGCTTCTTGGTTCTTGTTTCTGTAGGATTCCAAACTTTGTTCTCCGTAATAAACAGCAACTTTACAGAAGCATTTGATTCTGCAGCCGGAACCTCCTTTATGAATGAAGAGATAATAGAAGATGGAGATATGATGAAACGGATCGCCGTATTGCATGTCGAAGGCACGATCCAAGATACAGGAGAAGAATCATCTCTATTAGGCAGTGCTACATACAATCACAATACGTTTCTAGAAAGATTGGAAGCGGCCGGACAGGATGACACAGTTGGCGGTGTCATTATTGAAGTGAACAGCCCAGGAGGCGGTGTCGTGGAGAGTGCTGAGATTCATGACAAAGTCGTCGAAATTCAAGAAGAATATGGCAAACCAGTATATATCAGTATGGCCAACACAGCTGCATCTGGGGGCTATTATTTAGCTGCCAGCGCTAATAAGATTGTAGCGCACCCAGCAACACTTACTGGTTCTATTGGGGTTATCATGTCGACAGTCAATTATGCAGAACTCGCAGATAAGATTGGTATCAAACAAGAAGTAATCAAGAGTGCAGAACATAAAGATATAATGTCTGCAACAAGAGATATGACTGATGAAGAAAGAGCAATTCTTCAATCAATCATCGATGATATGTATGCTGATTTCGTACAGGTTATTGTCGATGGACGCGGCATGTCTGAATCTAAAGTACGTGAACTAGGTGATGGACGTGTATACTCCGGTAAACAAGCATTGGATAATGGGTTAGTAGATGATTTAGGAGATCTAGAAGATACGATTGCAATGATGAAAGAAGAACAAGGACTTAAGGGTGCAGAAGTCTTCGAATATACAGGAGATGGCTTCGGTATGGGCTCTTTCTGGGCGACAGCCGCTGAAGGATTGTTTGTTTCTGACGCAGATTTGCTCGGCATCAAGGAACTGATGGGCAAATCGAATTCACCTGAAGCTATGTATCTTTACGCAGAATAG
- the yvcK gene encoding YvcK family protein, whose amino-acid sequence MVKKMVAIGGGTGMPVLLRGLKELPVDLSAIVTVADDGGSSGKLRNELAMPAPGDIRNVIAALAEAEPMLIDLFQHRFTGQTGLSGHSMGNLLLAAMTSISGDFYNGIKEISRVLKVKGNIYPIANQNVVLHAEMEDGEIVTGESNIPLANKQIKRVFVSPLPVTPLPDAIEAIRQADLIVISPGSLYTSVMPNLIVPEIEHALREARGKVVYVCNVMTQYGETTNYTAGDHIEAIHNHIGADIVSAIVVNNSRIEQDIRKNYAEEHAAPVVYDIERLKALGLEVIEADIIDHHQRKLRHDTHKIAKLLYDIL is encoded by the coding sequence ATGGTAAAGAAGATGGTCGCAATCGGCGGCGGAACAGGAATGCCTGTTTTGCTGCGAGGGTTAAAAGAGCTGCCAGTGGATCTTTCCGCGATTGTAACAGTAGCGGATGATGGCGGCAGTTCCGGAAAACTGCGAAACGAGCTGGCCATGCCAGCACCAGGAGATATCCGAAATGTGATTGCAGCATTGGCGGAAGCGGAGCCGATGCTGATTGATTTATTTCAGCATCGCTTCACCGGCCAAACTGGTTTGTCAGGGCATTCTATGGGAAATTTGCTGCTTGCAGCAATGACATCCATTTCTGGTGACTTCTATAATGGCATTAAAGAGATTTCACGCGTGCTGAAAGTGAAAGGAAACATCTATCCCATCGCCAATCAGAATGTTGTGCTTCATGCAGAAATGGAGGATGGGGAGATTGTGACAGGTGAGTCGAATATTCCGCTCGCAAACAAACAAATTAAGCGTGTGTTTGTCAGTCCGCTGCCTGTGACACCATTGCCAGATGCAATTGAGGCAATCAGACAGGCTGATTTAATCGTTATTAGTCCAGGAAGTCTCTATACAAGTGTGATGCCCAATTTGATTGTACCGGAGATTGAGCATGCCCTGCGAGAAGCGCGTGGCAAAGTTGTCTATGTGTGCAATGTGATGACACAATACGGCGAGACGACGAATTATACAGCAGGAGATCATATTGAAGCAATTCATAATCATATCGGCGCAGACATTGTTTCGGCAATTGTTGTGAACAATAGCCGAATCGAGCAAGACATCCGAAAAAATTACGCAGAGGAGCACGCTGCTCCAGTAGTATATGATATAGAGCGGTTGAAAGCTTTAGGCCTGGAAGTAATCGAAGCCGACATCATTGATCACCATCAGCGAAAACTGCGCCATGATACACATAAAATAGCGAAACTGCTTTACGACATATTGTAA